One Streptomyces sp. NBC_00223 genomic window carries:
- a CDS encoding ferritin-like domain-containing protein, with amino-acid sequence MSTEGRKLYTQPPSEWSWQVPAQGAARFSWDYGDGRARLLALYQKGKDKQWDAVRRIDWGLPVDPFDPLGTPDEALALYGTRYWDAMSERDRGVLRQHSTAWQFSQFLHGEQGAMVCAARIVESAPDLDAKFYSATQTMDEARHAEIYGRFLQEKIGMLYPVNDNLQALLGDTLRDSRWDMPYLGMQVLIEGLALAAFGLIRDTATKPLPQQILAYVMQDEARHVAFGRMALRDYYKQLTDAELREREEFVIEGCYLMRNRLGGVEVLENFGVPAKEAAEFTERSPFLHLFRKLLFSRIVPCVKDIGLWGPRLQQAYVDMGVLELGDSNLDQLMTQDEEIAERLDAQRFAAEENARVAEVEEAIAAGGS; translated from the coding sequence ATGTCGACGGAAGGCCGCAAGCTCTACACGCAGCCTCCCAGCGAGTGGAGCTGGCAGGTGCCGGCCCAGGGCGCCGCCCGTTTCTCCTGGGACTACGGCGACGGCCGCGCCCGGCTGCTCGCGCTGTACCAGAAGGGCAAGGACAAGCAGTGGGACGCGGTCAGGCGGATCGACTGGGGGCTGCCCGTCGACCCGTTCGACCCGCTGGGCACGCCCGACGAGGCGTTGGCGCTGTACGGCACCCGTTACTGGGACGCGATGAGCGAGCGCGACCGGGGGGTGCTGCGACAGCACTCCACCGCCTGGCAGTTCAGCCAGTTCCTGCACGGCGAGCAGGGCGCGATGGTGTGCGCGGCCCGGATCGTGGAGTCCGCGCCCGATTTGGACGCGAAGTTCTACTCGGCCACCCAGACCATGGACGAGGCCCGGCACGCGGAGATCTACGGCCGGTTCCTCCAGGAGAAGATCGGGATGCTCTACCCGGTCAACGACAACCTCCAGGCGCTGCTGGGCGACACCCTGCGGGACTCGCGCTGGGACATGCCGTACCTCGGGATGCAGGTGCTCATCGAGGGGCTGGCGCTGGCCGCCTTCGGGCTGATCCGCGACACCGCCACCAAGCCGCTGCCGCAGCAGATCCTCGCCTACGTCATGCAGGACGAGGCCCGGCATGTCGCCTTCGGGCGGATGGCGCTGCGCGACTACTACAAGCAGCTCACGGACGCCGAACTGCGCGAGCGCGAGGAGTTCGTGATCGAGGGCTGCTATCTGATGCGCAACCGCCTGGGCGGGGTGGAGGTGCTGGAGAACTTCGGCGTGCCCGCGAAGGAGGCCGCCGAGTTCACCGAGCGCTCGCCCTTTCTGCATCTGTTCCGGAAGCTGCTCTTCAGCCGGATCGTGCCGTGTGTGAAGGACATCGGGCTGTGGGGGCCGCGGCTCCAGCAGGCGTATGTCGACATGGGCGTGCTCGAACTCGGTGACTCCAACCTCGACCAGCTGATGACCCAGGACGAGGAGATCGCCGAACGCCTGGACGCGCAGCGCTTCGCCGCCGAGGAGAACGCCCGGGTCGCGGAGGTGGAGGAGGCCATCGCGGCGGGCGGCAGCTGA
- a CDS encoding CapA family protein, translating to MNEGARSQRRAVRRARARRRRRTAVLSVTVVLLAVAGSLYVVYGRGGSAADAAGPAHPTATGPAAAGHASDQPKKPVRSTAPAEPSGTLTLAFAGDVHFTGRTAGRLTADPALGPMAKTLSAADFAMVNLESAITTRGTEEAKLYHFRTTPAALTALQHSGIDAVTMANNHSVDYGPQGLADSIAAKRASPIPVVGIGADDTEAYRPYTTKINGVRLAVVGASQIYDLTNANFRAGPGRPGIASALDRAKLLSVVRQAKTEADVVVVYLHWGIEGESCPTADQKSIAADLSAAGATAVVGTHAHVMLGSGMLGPTYVGYGFGNFLWYGTSPYPHSDETGVTTLTVTHGKVAHAVFTPAVVDGQGIPEPQSGAAARQITDRYGQLHQCTGLTEAP from the coding sequence ATGAACGAGGGAGCGAGATCGCAGCGGCGTGCCGTCCGCCGTGCCCGGGCGCGCCGCCGCCGCAGAACCGCCGTGCTGAGCGTCACGGTGGTGCTGCTGGCCGTCGCGGGCTCGCTCTACGTGGTCTACGGCCGCGGCGGTTCGGCGGCCGACGCGGCCGGTCCCGCGCACCCGACGGCGACCGGCCCGGCAGCCGCCGGCCATGCGTCGGACCAGCCGAAGAAGCCGGTCCGCAGCACCGCGCCCGCCGAGCCCTCCGGCACCCTCACCCTCGCCTTCGCCGGTGACGTCCACTTCACCGGCCGTACCGCCGGACGCCTCACCGCCGACCCCGCGCTCGGCCCGATGGCCAAGACGCTGTCCGCCGCCGACTTCGCCATGGTCAACCTGGAGTCCGCGATCACCACCCGCGGCACCGAGGAGGCGAAGCTCTACCACTTCCGCACCACCCCGGCCGCTCTCACCGCCCTCCAGCACTCGGGCATCGACGCCGTCACCATGGCCAACAACCACTCCGTGGACTACGGCCCGCAGGGCCTGGCCGACAGCATCGCCGCCAAGCGCGCCTCGCCCATCCCCGTGGTCGGCATCGGCGCCGACGACACCGAGGCGTACCGCCCGTACACCACGAAGATCAACGGGGTGCGGCTCGCGGTCGTCGGGGCCAGCCAGATCTACGACCTCACCAACGCGAACTTCCGGGCCGGCCCCGGCCGTCCGGGCATAGCCTCCGCGCTCGACCGCGCCAAGCTCCTGTCCGTCGTGCGGCAGGCCAAGACCGAGGCCGATGTGGTCGTCGTCTATCTGCACTGGGGGATCGAGGGCGAGAGCTGCCCGACCGCCGACCAGAAGTCCATCGCCGCCGACCTGTCCGCGGCCGGCGCGACCGCCGTGGTCGGCACCCACGCCCATGTGATGCTCGGCTCCGGCATGCTCGGCCCGACCTATGTCGGCTACGGCTTCGGCAACTTCCTCTGGTACGGCACCTCGCCCTATCCGCACTCCGACGAGACCGGGGTGACCACCCTCACCGTCACCCACGGCAAGGTCGCGCACGCCGTCTTCACCCCTGCCGTGGTGGACGGCCAGGGCATACCCGAACCGCAGTCGGGCGCGGCGGCCCGGCAGATCACCGACCGTTACGGGCAGTTGCACCAGTGCACCGGACTGACCGAGGCCCCGTAG
- a CDS encoding polysaccharide deacetylase family protein, whose product MTVAVLVVVIAAVVSAVLTAGGKGGRSGRDDAKGGSQAPASPGAPSQPAKRPTSHPPTGRTYPVVPESIQHAAEAPGKAVNITIDDGPDPRWTPQILELLKQHHAHATFCMIGPQAQAHPDLVRRVVAEGHRLCDHTVHHDESMDHKSLAYQQSEILDALAMIEDASGGARVYYYRAPGGAFTPGSRAVAAQHGMRPLGWNVDTKDFSRPGVATIVHTVKYEISNGPTILFHDGGGDRSQTVAALGQTLSWLAQQGYAFSFPEVE is encoded by the coding sequence ATCACGGTGGCGGTCCTGGTGGTGGTGATCGCGGCGGTGGTCTCGGCGGTCCTGACGGCCGGCGGCAAGGGCGGCAGGAGCGGCAGGGACGACGCCAAGGGCGGCAGCCAGGCCCCGGCGAGTCCGGGCGCCCCCTCCCAGCCGGCGAAGCGCCCGACGTCCCACCCGCCGACCGGCAGGACGTACCCTGTCGTGCCCGAGTCGATCCAGCACGCGGCCGAGGCCCCCGGCAAGGCCGTCAACATCACCATCGACGACGGCCCCGACCCGCGGTGGACCCCGCAGATCCTGGAACTGCTCAAGCAGCACCACGCGCACGCCACCTTCTGCATGATCGGCCCGCAGGCGCAGGCCCACCCGGACCTCGTACGGCGGGTCGTCGCCGAGGGGCACCGGCTGTGCGACCACACCGTCCACCACGACGAGTCGATGGACCACAAGTCGTTGGCGTACCAGCAGTCGGAGATCCTGGACGCGCTCGCGATGATCGAGGACGCGTCCGGCGGCGCCCGCGTCTACTACTACCGCGCGCCCGGCGGCGCTTTCACGCCCGGCAGCCGGGCGGTGGCCGCGCAGCACGGGATGCGGCCGCTCGGGTGGAACGTCGACACGAAGGACTTCTCGCGGCCGGGTGTCGCCACCATCGTGCACACGGTCAAGTACGAGATATCCAACGGGCCGACGATTCTCTTCCACGACGGTGGGGGTGACCGTTCTCAGACGGTCGCGGCGCTTGGCCAGACGCTGAGTTGGCTGGCGCAGCAGGGGTACGCGTTCAGCTTTCCGGAGGTCGAGTAA